A genomic segment from Actinoplanes sichuanensis encodes:
- a CDS encoding effector-associated constant component EACC1, translating into MRLQLTVDGDADATEQLRRFLEADPDVQRFGDLRYGRPEEREHLGVDLQVLSIAVTGTLTTAGLVLQLLNFRRTKPAAPPVFVLTRELPDGTVLRLELHDPALKDEVIRRLEGG; encoded by the coding sequence GTGCGACTGCAGCTCACAGTAGACGGTGACGCCGACGCGACGGAACAGCTGCGGAGGTTTCTCGAGGCGGATCCCGACGTCCAGCGATTCGGTGACCTCCGGTATGGGCGGCCGGAGGAACGTGAGCATCTCGGCGTGGACCTTCAGGTGCTGTCGATCGCCGTCACCGGCACCCTCACCACCGCCGGGCTCGTACTGCAGCTGCTCAACTTCCGCCGGACGAAACCGGCCGCGCCGCCGGTCTTCGTCCTCACCCGGGAGTTGCCCGACGGCACGGTGCTGCGCCTGGAACTGCACGACCCGGCGCTGAAGGACGAGGTCATCCGCCGGCTCGAAGGCGGCTGA
- a CDS encoding radical SAM protein, with the protein MPPGLITEANDPPETHRGVTLSTQSHSGQVRRRDGVRLRPEPFGALVYVPDRDHFVALDRKAAHLLDTGDVENRALAAELVRVGVLDIPSVPEKRFRFGRALIGDFPDLPEVTEPLVVNAFATALCPLRCGYCHADDLMQPFRAGETDDDVDRVAMTAAAVPAMVAVITGGDPILRPDRTERLIMALAPEKAIVIDTSGAGDITPLLPALKSVQGHLRVSVDSADAAVHDRLRPINPRLLARGTSSHAAAWTTIRRAVAADIATTVQTVVSSANEDRAALLALARRLAGEGIRQWVLHVAVPAGRAAEPRSHRLLPSGDVSRLLDDVLAEIDADATLCGLRVRVTATHTSPNAVLLVGSRGDVYAETGPGGKVRVAAATGDRDTLRRLFQDRIDRRAHADRYLGGTDPQWA; encoded by the coding sequence ATGCCCCCAGGCCTGATCACCGAGGCGAATGACCCCCCGGAGACACATCGGGGAGTCACGCTGTCTACACAGAGCCATTCCGGTCAGGTCCGTCGACGCGACGGCGTACGCCTGCGACCCGAGCCGTTCGGTGCCCTGGTCTACGTCCCTGACCGGGATCACTTCGTGGCCCTGGACCGCAAAGCCGCCCACCTGCTCGACACCGGAGACGTCGAGAATCGGGCATTGGCCGCCGAATTGGTCCGCGTCGGGGTACTCGACATTCCGTCGGTTCCAGAAAAGCGTTTCAGGTTCGGGCGGGCACTCATCGGTGATTTCCCGGATCTGCCGGAAGTCACCGAACCATTGGTGGTCAATGCGTTCGCGACCGCCCTTTGTCCGCTGCGGTGCGGTTATTGCCACGCCGACGATCTGATGCAGCCGTTCCGGGCCGGCGAGACCGACGACGACGTCGACCGGGTGGCGATGACCGCCGCCGCCGTCCCGGCGATGGTCGCCGTGATCACCGGCGGGGACCCGATCCTGCGGCCGGACCGCACCGAACGCCTGATCATGGCACTGGCACCGGAGAAGGCCATCGTCATCGACACCTCCGGGGCCGGCGACATCACCCCGCTGCTGCCGGCGCTGAAAAGCGTGCAGGGCCACCTGCGCGTCTCGGTGGACAGCGCCGACGCCGCGGTGCACGATCGGCTGCGCCCGATCAACCCGCGGCTGCTGGCGCGCGGAACGAGCTCACACGCCGCGGCCTGGACGACGATCCGGCGGGCCGTCGCGGCCGACATCGCGACGACCGTGCAGACCGTCGTGTCCAGCGCCAACGAGGATCGGGCGGCCCTGCTCGCCCTGGCCCGACGGCTGGCCGGGGAGGGCATCCGCCAGTGGGTCCTGCACGTGGCCGTCCCGGCGGGCCGCGCCGCCGAACCCCGCAGCCACCGGCTGCTGCCGAGCGGCGACGTGTCCCGGCTACTCGACGACGTGCTGGCCGAGATCGACGCCGATGCCACGCTCTGCGGGCTGCGGGTCCGGGTCACCGCGACCCACACCAGTCCGAACGCCGTGCTGCTGGTCGGCAGCCGGGGTGACGTCTACGCCGAGACCGGGCCGGGCGGCAAGGTCCGGGTCGCGGCGGCGACCGGTGACCGGGACACGCTGCGCCGGCTGTTCCAGGACAGGATCGACAGGCGCGCACACGCCGACCGATACCTCGGCGGGACCGATCCTCAGTGGGCGTAG
- a CDS encoding YqgE/AlgH family protein, with translation MNEVANPGSSAVVLIGTAEYDHADVERVPSVSANLDDLYDALLDPGIWGVPAENITVLRDERDPASVYDAIRAAARSTRDDGLFLVYYAGHGFPYDDDLVLGLREVDPQFPDEKGLRYPKIRQATQLAIALRRVVILDCCFAGRAGREVLDAGDAVKQIAGRAEISAEETYLLVAVGPNELAKAPLNDRHTAFTSALLHVLTTGSETADPVLSIRTVAEKVIRRVVAAGHRRPEFRAANAAVDAPLVRNARLRPHDLTGVVLEATADVTDPELRGAVILVLRHNDSGALGVRLNRDFGPLPAALDGWRDHVSLPDRLFDGGPVAQDGFISLVRLREHEERPIRFTEVTGLLGSLPLSDAQQSARDRIADLRIFRGYLGWRPGALERLVTHGRLRITDTNPFHAAFARAPFTRTGS, from the coding sequence ATGAACGAGGTCGCCAACCCGGGGAGTTCCGCGGTGGTGCTGATCGGCACCGCCGAGTACGACCACGCGGACGTCGAGAGGGTGCCCTCGGTCAGTGCCAATCTGGACGATCTGTACGACGCGCTGCTGGACCCCGGGATCTGGGGGGTTCCGGCGGAGAACATCACCGTGCTGCGCGACGAACGTGACCCCGCGAGCGTCTACGACGCGATCCGGGCCGCCGCCAGGTCGACCAGGGACGACGGGCTGTTCCTGGTCTACTACGCCGGGCACGGCTTCCCCTACGACGACGACCTGGTGCTCGGCCTGCGCGAGGTCGACCCGCAGTTTCCCGACGAGAAGGGGCTGCGTTACCCGAAGATCCGCCAGGCGACCCAGCTGGCGATCGCGTTGCGCCGTGTGGTGATCCTCGACTGTTGCTTCGCGGGGCGCGCCGGCCGGGAGGTGCTCGACGCGGGCGACGCGGTCAAACAGATCGCCGGCCGTGCCGAGATCTCCGCGGAGGAGACCTATCTGCTGGTCGCGGTGGGTCCCAACGAGCTCGCCAAGGCGCCGCTCAACGACCGGCACACCGCCTTCACCAGCGCGCTGCTGCACGTGCTGACCACCGGCTCGGAGACCGCCGACCCGGTGCTGAGCATCCGGACCGTCGCGGAGAAGGTGATCCGGCGGGTCGTCGCCGCAGGCCACCGGCGGCCGGAGTTCCGGGCCGCCAACGCCGCCGTGGACGCGCCGTTGGTCCGCAACGCCCGTCTGCGCCCCCACGACCTGACCGGCGTCGTGCTGGAGGCGACCGCCGACGTCACCGACCCGGAGCTGCGCGGCGCCGTGATTCTGGTGCTGCGGCACAACGACAGCGGCGCGCTCGGCGTACGGCTCAACCGTGACTTCGGTCCGCTGCCGGCGGCCCTCGACGGGTGGCGTGATCACGTCTCCCTGCCCGACCGGCTCTTCGACGGCGGCCCGGTCGCCCAGGACGGGTTCATCTCGCTGGTCCGGTTGCGGGAGCACGAGGAACGTCCGATCCGGTTCACCGAGGTGACCGGATTGCTCGGGTCGCTGCCGCTGTCCGACGCGCAACAGTCGGCCCGGGACCGCATCGCCGATCTGCGGATCTTCCGCGGCTATCTCGGCTGGCGTCCGGGCGCCCTGGAACGCCTGGTGACCCACGGCCGGCTGCGGATCACCGACACCAATCCGTTCCATGCGGCCTTCGCGCGGGCGCCGTTCACCCGGACCGGCTCGTGA
- a CDS encoding alpha/beta fold hydrolase, which produces MESFSRNGMRFDVSDEGPVGAETVVLLHGFPQSARSWIGVSRPLLAAGYRVIAPDQRGYSPQARPRSRRAYRLDELVADVVALIDAAGAERVHLVGHDWGGGVAWMFAAMRPDRLHTLTAVSAPHPRAVVKAMLTGRQAWQAWHVGFFQLPWLPEAAIRSRDGRLAVAMLERSGLDAETARAYVDRLSTDPGRLAAALRWYRAMPLDTCVGLGTGAVTVPTTYVWSTDDIAIGRRAAELTGRWVTGPFDFKVLDGVSHWIPEQAPDELARYILERIRSVAPTT; this is translated from the coding sequence GTGGAGTCGTTTTCCCGCAACGGCATGCGGTTCGACGTGTCGGACGAGGGGCCGGTGGGTGCGGAGACGGTGGTGCTCCTGCACGGGTTCCCGCAGAGTGCTCGATCGTGGATCGGCGTTTCCCGGCCGCTGCTGGCGGCCGGTTACCGGGTCATCGCGCCGGACCAGCGTGGTTACAGCCCGCAGGCCCGGCCCCGGTCCCGGCGGGCCTACCGGCTCGACGAGCTGGTGGCCGACGTCGTGGCCCTGATCGATGCCGCCGGGGCCGAGCGGGTTCACCTGGTGGGCCACGACTGGGGCGGTGGGGTGGCGTGGATGTTCGCCGCCATGCGGCCGGATCGGCTGCACACCCTGACCGCGGTTTCCGCGCCGCACCCGCGTGCGGTGGTGAAGGCCATGCTGACCGGTCGGCAGGCCTGGCAGGCGTGGCATGTCGGCTTCTTTCAGCTGCCATGGCTTCCCGAGGCCGCCATCCGGTCGCGGGATGGCCGGCTCGCGGTGGCGATGCTCGAGCGATCCGGTCTCGACGCTGAGACGGCGAGGGCGTACGTCGACCGGCTCAGCACCGACCCCGGCCGGCTGGCCGCCGCGTTGCGCTGGTATCGCGCGATGCCGCTGGACACCTGCGTCGGGCTCGGGACCGGCGCGGTCACCGTCCCGACGACGTATGTCTGGAGCACCGACGACATCGCCATCGGTCGCCGTGCCGCGGAACTGACCGGCCGGTGGGTGACCGGCCCGTTCGACTTCAAGGTCCTCGACGGCGTCTCGCACTGGATTCCCGAACAGGCACCGGATGAGCTGGCCAGGTACATCCTGGAGCGGATCAGAAGCGTCGCGCCGACGACCTGA
- a CDS encoding SIR2 family protein — protein sequence MTEQVRPLQDAEEDLIKQLVARYGMGQRITLVVGSGLGDPAAPRLVDVIRLAEQYARGRDDDGDLTEALHRVRESTGEGGPAALYEGYRRVLADWISADEFDAIAQLSVLKRYRPPELIASPLGSHGFWQPITMLLGEEIEEDHDSWQLSGSIRALGALLAERPELFGARVLTTNIDPALEIAIRRAGGTAVSKVANRTGIPYPQTSDRVVAVHHLHGFWRPLPQSDPGRLTEHIDESAVTRIARHAAPLIEGDLVCVLGSSDRGATIKAALAETRRRNLPVLWASHEPDAPDPEIVGLSSVRHLRPVDNARLFPELAEAFSVRVPSGPTETVKARHPNWERIFVSQPDSEPPEPIDDLLRELERRFGWKSGRPKDAPPIGASPLVYWPVRLRRPSVIHMAQAFAVGALAGRGARIVVALDDLSVADSAALRGPFEAELRRWITHVTPDPDLTFQSLRAYVENRDRMRGPEDMLRPTDPWVVAREFYGRPVSLYTALAAVKALPHLSPFDLDIEESAAMIVQNLQQQGARRILTPMTIWAYLHSLLRKSPDASVITISGRDEGLFWDQWHQIFRHRLSPLYNPRIKSVSHESGMVRWSSAEQLARQLQTVPRSHEEGRYLHWLFQNAVLLPAYLTRRRIPEVDGFAIDSWAAFAAAMEADLPVLNRLADWATERYLGPN from the coding sequence GTGACCGAACAGGTGAGACCGCTGCAGGACGCGGAGGAAGACCTGATCAAACAGCTGGTCGCCCGGTACGGCATGGGGCAGCGGATCACGCTGGTGGTCGGCTCCGGCCTCGGCGATCCGGCGGCGCCCCGCCTCGTGGACGTCATCCGCCTCGCCGAGCAGTACGCGCGGGGCCGCGACGACGACGGTGACCTCACCGAGGCGCTGCATCGGGTCCGGGAGAGCACCGGCGAAGGCGGCCCGGCGGCGCTCTACGAGGGGTACCGCCGGGTACTCGCCGACTGGATCTCCGCCGACGAGTTCGACGCGATCGCCCAGCTGTCGGTGTTGAAGCGGTACCGGCCACCCGAGCTGATCGCCAGCCCGCTGGGCAGCCACGGATTCTGGCAGCCGATCACCATGCTGCTCGGTGAGGAGATCGAGGAGGACCACGACTCCTGGCAGCTGTCCGGCTCGATCCGGGCGCTCGGCGCGCTGCTGGCCGAACGCCCGGAGCTGTTCGGTGCCCGGGTGCTGACCACCAACATCGACCCGGCACTGGAGATCGCGATCCGGCGGGCGGGCGGCACCGCGGTGAGCAAGGTGGCGAACCGCACCGGCATCCCGTACCCGCAGACCAGTGACCGGGTCGTCGCGGTGCACCACCTGCACGGCTTCTGGCGTCCGTTGCCGCAGAGTGATCCGGGGCGGCTCACCGAGCACATCGACGAGTCCGCGGTCACGCGCATCGCCCGGCACGCGGCGCCGCTGATCGAGGGTGACCTGGTGTGCGTCCTGGGTTCCAGCGACCGGGGCGCGACCATCAAGGCGGCGCTGGCCGAGACCCGCCGCCGGAATCTGCCGGTGCTGTGGGCCTCGCACGAGCCCGACGCGCCGGATCCCGAGATCGTCGGCTTGTCGTCGGTGCGGCATCTGCGTCCGGTGGACAACGCGCGGTTGTTTCCGGAACTCGCGGAGGCGTTCTCGGTGCGGGTGCCGTCGGGGCCGACCGAGACGGTGAAGGCCCGGCACCCGAACTGGGAGCGGATCTTCGTCTCGCAGCCGGACAGTGAGCCGCCGGAGCCGATCGACGACCTTCTCCGCGAGTTGGAGCGGCGGTTCGGGTGGAAGAGTGGACGGCCCAAGGACGCGCCGCCGATCGGTGCGTCGCCGCTGGTCTACTGGCCGGTGCGGTTGCGTCGCCCGTCAGTGATCCACATGGCGCAGGCGTTCGCGGTCGGTGCGCTCGCCGGCCGTGGCGCGCGGATCGTGGTGGCGCTCGACGACCTCAGCGTCGCGGACAGTGCGGCCCTGCGCGGACCGTTCGAGGCCGAGCTGCGCCGGTGGATCACCCATGTGACTCCGGATCCGGACCTGACCTTCCAGTCCCTGCGGGCGTACGTCGAGAACCGGGATCGGATGCGCGGGCCGGAGGACATGTTGCGGCCGACCGATCCGTGGGTCGTGGCGCGCGAATTCTACGGTCGCCCGGTGTCGCTCTACACGGCGCTGGCAGCGGTCAAGGCACTGCCGCATCTCTCGCCGTTCGACCTCGACATCGAGGAGAGCGCCGCCATGATCGTGCAGAACCTGCAGCAGCAGGGTGCCCGCCGGATCCTCACCCCGATGACCATCTGGGCGTACCTGCACTCGCTGTTGCGGAAGTCTCCGGACGCTTCGGTCATCACCATCAGCGGCCGTGACGAGGGCCTGTTCTGGGATCAGTGGCACCAGATCTTCCGGCACCGGCTCAGCCCGCTCTACAACCCGCGGATCAAGAGCGTGTCGCACGAGTCCGGGATGGTGCGCTGGAGCTCCGCCGAACAGCTGGCCCGCCAACTGCAGACCGTGCCGAGATCGCATGAGGAGGGTCGGTACCTGCACTGGCTCTTCCAGAACGCGGTGCTGCTCCCGGCGTATCTGACCCGCCGCCGTATCCCGGAGGTGGACGGGTTCGCCATCGACTCGTGGGCGGCCTTCGCCGCGGCCATGGAGGCCGACCTGCCGGTGCTCAACCGGCTCGCCGACTGGGCGACCGAGCGGTACCTGGGACCGAACTGA
- a CDS encoding AMP-binding enzyme, whose amino-acid sequence MEHHEIEAVLEEHPQVRRSAVVVTATERSGSTMIAYVEGDDLQPARIRAYLLAAGLPAESVPQLVVPLPVLPLSVSGEVDRSGLPLPPLPVAAVGKSAAGDVHPWFLLAAVVMLTVTLVAPATLTDVLWPGSTDLTYVPSPWSWLFRGLYLAEWLSFSFGLVFLLVGRASVARLAGGPWWTTAVHLSLGWLLVAWWPQDNFYRLADKFDWPRQAALVYGFNITLMLAAATLAVFVLFGRRRD is encoded by the coding sequence ATGGAACACCACGAGATCGAGGCGGTTCTGGAGGAGCACCCGCAGGTGCGCCGGAGTGCTGTCGTGGTCACGGCCACCGAGCGGTCCGGGTCGACGATGATCGCCTACGTCGAGGGCGACGACCTGCAGCCGGCGCGGATCCGGGCGTATCTGCTGGCGGCCGGACTCCCCGCGGAGTCGGTGCCGCAGTTGGTCGTACCGCTGCCGGTCCTGCCGTTGTCGGTGTCCGGTGAGGTGGATCGGTCCGGGCTGCCGTTGCCGCCGTTGCCGGTCGCGGCGGTCGGCAAGAGCGCTGCGGGCGATGTCCATCCGTGGTTTCTGCTCGCCGCGGTCGTCATGCTGACGGTGACGTTGGTCGCCCCGGCGACGTTGACCGATGTGCTGTGGCCCGGCTCGACCGACCTGACCTACGTGCCGTCGCCGTGGTCGTGGCTGTTTCGTGGGCTCTACCTGGCCGAGTGGTTGTCGTTCTCGTTCGGGTTGGTGTTCCTGCTGGTCGGTCGGGCTTCGGTGGCGCGGCTCGCCGGCGGGCCGTGGTGGACGACGGCGGTGCATCTGTCGCTGGGGTGGCTGCTGGTGGCGTGGTGGCCGCAGGACAACTTCTACCGGCTGGCCGACAAGTTCGACTGGCCGCGGCAGGCCGCGCTGGTGTACGGCTTCAACATCACGCTGATGCTGGCCGCCGCGACGCTGGCGGTGTTCGTCCTGTTCGGCCGTCGCCGGGACTGA
- a CDS encoding GNAT family N-acetyltransferase, whose product MVDTGALLAAYDAQMRLPTGAVPTGITHEYDGPVLRIVGGHVGRIRAPRDVGVTGAGLDRLIARQRDHFQARGQGVEWKVRAHDLPPELPERLVAAGFVPQEPSQVLIGFAEKVAAEPVLPAGVVLRRLAAFEDLRRFADLQTEVFGVDCSWVADDLAARVSADPDQLTVLAAQAGDRLVCAAFVDYCPGTDFAALLGGATLPDWRGRGLYRAMIAARAREAVARGFRLLHVDASPASAPILRRCGFHVITTSTHYQWAPEQPLSSGHE is encoded by the coding sequence ATGGTCGACACCGGCGCCCTGCTGGCCGCCTACGACGCGCAGATGCGCCTGCCGACGGGCGCGGTCCCGACCGGCATCACTCACGAGTACGACGGCCCGGTCTTGCGGATCGTCGGCGGGCACGTGGGGCGCATCCGGGCGCCCCGTGACGTCGGTGTCACCGGCGCCGGACTCGACCGCCTGATCGCCCGCCAGCGTGACCACTTCCAGGCCCGGGGCCAGGGCGTCGAGTGGAAGGTGCGGGCCCACGATCTGCCCCCGGAGCTTCCGGAGCGGCTGGTCGCGGCCGGGTTCGTACCGCAGGAGCCGTCGCAGGTCCTGATCGGTTTCGCCGAGAAGGTGGCCGCCGAACCGGTCCTGCCCGCCGGTGTGGTGTTGCGGCGTCTCGCCGCGTTCGAGGACCTGCGCCGTTTCGCCGATCTGCAGACCGAGGTGTTCGGCGTCGACTGTTCCTGGGTCGCCGACGACCTCGCCGCCCGGGTGTCGGCCGATCCCGATCAGCTCACCGTCCTGGCTGCCCAGGCCGGTGACCGGCTCGTCTGCGCCGCCTTCGTGGACTACTGCCCGGGCACCGACTTCGCCGCGCTGCTCGGCGGCGCGACCCTGCCCGACTGGCGGGGCCGCGGTCTCTACCGGGCCATGATCGCCGCCCGGGCGCGGGAGGCGGTCGCCCGCGGCTTCCGGCTGCTGCACGTCGACGCGTCCCCGGCCAGTGCGCCCATCCTGCGCCGCTGCGGCTTCCACGTGATCACCACGTCGACGCACTACCAGTGGGCTCCGGAGCAGCCGCTATCGTCGGGCCATGAGTGA
- a CDS encoding 3-keto-5-aminohexanoate cleavage protein, translating into MQSRIERIKACLNGGRLRDEHPAVPVTPEESAVQAAAAVAAGAEALHLHPRGPGGAQSLRPDDVAAAVTAVRRACPGVPVGVTTGLWISDGDADRRLTTVAGWAALPSTARPDFASVNVGEPGFAELAEVLRRAEVGVEAGVWSTADAHMLAAVRTPVTRILVEVIDGSAASAVATADAILAALDDAGLSAPRLLHGEEATCWPLVAHAGRRGLPTRIGLEDTLVGPAGEPIADNADLVRRALTIWSAAVPPGGHEW; encoded by the coding sequence TTGCAGTCTCGGATCGAGCGGATCAAGGCGTGTCTCAACGGTGGCCGGCTCCGCGACGAGCATCCGGCCGTGCCGGTCACGCCCGAGGAGTCGGCGGTGCAGGCGGCCGCCGCGGTGGCCGCCGGTGCGGAGGCGCTGCACCTGCATCCGCGCGGTCCCGGCGGTGCGCAGTCGCTGCGGCCCGACGATGTGGCGGCGGCGGTGACCGCGGTGCGCCGGGCCTGCCCGGGCGTGCCGGTGGGGGTGACCACCGGACTGTGGATCAGCGACGGCGACGCCGATCGGCGGCTCACGACGGTGGCCGGCTGGGCCGCTCTGCCGTCGACGGCACGGCCCGACTTCGCCTCGGTCAACGTCGGTGAGCCGGGCTTCGCCGAGCTGGCCGAGGTGCTGCGACGGGCCGAAGTCGGCGTGGAGGCCGGGGTGTGGTCGACCGCCGACGCGCACATGCTGGCCGCCGTCCGGACGCCGGTGACGCGCATCCTGGTCGAGGTGATCGACGGTTCGGCCGCGTCGGCCGTGGCCACGGCCGACGCGATTCTGGCCGCCCTGGATGATGCGGGGCTGTCCGCACCGCGGCTGCTGCACGGCGAGGAAGCGACCTGCTGGCCGCTGGTCGCGCACGCGGGCCGACGGGGACTACCGACCCGCATCGGGCTGGAGGACACGCTGGTCGGCCCGGCCGGCGAGCCGATCGCCGACAACGCGGATCTGGTCCGCCGGGCGTTGACGATCTGGAGTGCGGCCGTGCCACCGGGAGGTCACGAATGGTGA
- a CDS encoding metallophosphoesterase: MGIVSIDEYTEQNTRLLNRHRISRRSALQAVMAGAGGIAAGQFRLADAAFAAGGGRAGKAGVVVSGRHLSFVPAADGSPSAAMAVTAQLVSSTGKLPKDLRAVVEVGRAPGDYGTRHDATIHHLTGTDKIVGGPVCSQFYVKAMLGELDPGAVHHYRIRLSDGTVSGDAHFSAAPTSGVAKPFTFTAFADVGTHNAPTDPRHSWHQQPAAVLRADGTWPAGVFDNNSYWSTDPVAGANGTDPWPAVTQIGLMGTQKPAFTLLAGDICYANPTGSGLPADDTLAMSRTAPPGKNMFNPYVWDVFLNQIEPLAAHIPWMFTTGNHDMEPIHGSHGYGGHRTRLDMPSNGPHDCPSVYRFVYGNVGFLSIDANELSAELQTNTGYSGGAQATWIEKVLAEWRSGSRIDFIVAFFHHCAYATSNNHASDGGVRDVLDPLFSRYQVDLAIQGHNHQFERTDPIRYGHKTRSAPDGSTIHPAVDGVTYICAGSGGRPRYPFRPAPGPSAPAPKGVKVSGPQALAEGERYRGYRPANPENTTETVANSYVWAASPANTAKGGQVSGTRVPESVDWSQVRYDGYAFLAIDAVPAAPGRPTTLTIRTLADGLPGTKQPHTEIDRIVLSRTAGRGRLTAGLMSPR; encoded by the coding sequence ATGGGCATTGTCAGCATCGACGAGTACACCGAGCAGAACACGCGGCTGCTGAACCGGCACCGCATCAGCCGCCGCTCGGCGTTACAGGCGGTGATGGCCGGCGCCGGCGGGATCGCGGCCGGCCAGTTCCGGCTCGCCGACGCCGCGTTCGCAGCCGGCGGCGGTAGGGCCGGCAAGGCCGGTGTGGTCGTCTCCGGGCGGCACCTGTCGTTCGTACCCGCCGCCGACGGCTCACCGAGCGCCGCCATGGCCGTCACCGCCCAACTCGTGAGCAGCACCGGCAAACTCCCGAAGGACCTGCGCGCCGTCGTCGAGGTCGGCCGCGCGCCGGGTGACTACGGCACCCGCCACGACGCGACCATCCACCACCTCACCGGCACCGACAAGATCGTCGGCGGCCCGGTGTGCAGCCAGTTCTACGTCAAGGCCATGCTCGGTGAACTCGACCCCGGCGCCGTCCACCACTACCGGATCCGGCTCTCCGACGGCACCGTCAGCGGCGACGCGCACTTCTCCGCCGCACCCACGTCCGGCGTCGCCAAGCCCTTCACGTTCACCGCCTTCGCCGACGTCGGCACCCACAACGCGCCCACCGACCCGCGCCACTCCTGGCACCAGCAACCGGCCGCCGTCCTCCGCGCCGACGGCACCTGGCCGGCCGGCGTGTTCGACAACAACTCCTACTGGAGCACCGACCCGGTCGCCGGCGCCAACGGCACCGACCCCTGGCCGGCCGTCACCCAGATCGGCCTGATGGGCACCCAGAAACCGGCGTTCACACTGCTCGCGGGCGACATCTGCTACGCCAACCCGACCGGCTCCGGCCTGCCCGCCGATGACACTCTCGCGATGTCCAGGACCGCACCGCCGGGAAAGAACATGTTCAACCCGTACGTCTGGGATGTGTTCCTGAATCAGATCGAACCGCTGGCCGCGCACATTCCGTGGATGTTCACCACCGGAAACCACGACATGGAGCCGATCCACGGTTCGCACGGTTACGGCGGGCATCGCACCCGGCTCGACATGCCGTCCAACGGGCCGCACGACTGCCCGTCGGTCTACCGGTTCGTCTACGGCAACGTCGGTTTCCTCTCGATCGACGCCAACGAACTGTCCGCCGAATTGCAGACCAACACCGGCTATTCCGGCGGTGCGCAGGCCACCTGGATCGAGAAGGTGCTGGCCGAATGGCGTTCCGGCAGCAGAATCGACTTCATCGTCGCGTTCTTCCACCACTGCGCGTACGCCACCTCGAACAACCACGCCTCCGACGGCGGCGTGCGCGACGTCCTCGACCCGCTCTTCTCCCGCTACCAGGTGGACCTGGCCATCCAGGGACACAACCATCAATTCGAAAGGACCGACCCGATTCGGTACGGCCACAAGACCCGTTCGGCACCGGACGGTTCCACCATTCACCCGGCCGTCGACGGGGTGACCTACATCTGTGCGGGTTCGGGAGGCCGGCCCCGCTATCCGTTCCGACCCGCGCCCGGCCCGTCGGCGCCCGCCCCGAAAGGTGTCAAGGTCAGCGGGCCGCAGGCGCTGGCCGAGGGGGAACGCTACCGCGGATACCGACCGGCGAACCCGGAGAACACCACCGAGACCGTGGCCAACAGTTACGTCTGGGCGGCCAGTCCGGCCAACACCGCCAAGGGCGGGCAGGTGAGCGGGACCCGCGTGCCGGAGTCGGTCGACTGGTCGCAGGTCCGCTACGACGGATACGCCTTCCTGGCCATCGACGCGGTGCCCGCGGCCCCGGGCCGGCCGACCACGCTGACCATCCGCACCCTGGCCGACGGCCTGCCCGGCACCAAACAGCCACACACCGAGATCGACCGCATCGTGCTCTCCCGAACCGCCGGCCGCGGCCGTCTCACCGCCGGCCTGATGTCGCCCCGCTGA